In Gammaproteobacteria bacterium, the genomic window GACGCTTTTTTCGTTGGCTACAGCGTCCACCACCAGCAGAATTTCTTTATTCATGTGTTCATCTCCGCTCCCTTAATCCACGTCGGCTTCATGTCTGGGTCATGTCCGGCACCAGACGCGCCTGCTCGATCGCCGCGAGCGGAATCACATACGCTTTCTCCAGCTCGACGACCCTCACCTGCTTACCCTCCACGTCGCGCAACCGCGCATCGAATTTTCGCCGCCCCTCGATCAGCCATTTGAGTCTGATCCTGACCCGGTGACCACAATATCGCCGGAAATGCTCAGCTTTAAACAGCTGGCGATCCAGTCCCGGTGAGGACACTTCCAGGATATATGCGCCGCCAATCGGATCTTCGACATCGAGCACGCCGCTCAGTTGATGACTGACCCGACCGCAATCGTCCAGGGTTATGCCGTCGCGCCGGTCGATATAAACCCGCAATAATGACTGCCTCCGGCGCGGCACATATTCGCAGCCCCACAACTCAAAGCCCAGGCCCTTGATCACCGGCTCGATCAGTTGCATGAGCTTGGTTTGTTCCATTGCCCCTATGTACGACAGACTACGGCCAAAGCGGACCAGGCGCTAATACCGACGCTGGCCGAAAACAAAAAAAGGGCGCGAAGCCCATTTTTACTCCGGACGGCTTCCCGCCGCTTTACGCTGCGGACGCCCGCTGCAATCCGCTGATGGGATCCTGCTAAACTCAATAAAAAAGCCCCTGAACGGGGCCTGTTAAACGACCGGCGCTTAACCAATTTACATCGCGCCGACCAAGCCTCGCTTGGCATTGTAACAATTATAGTTAAAACACGGCGCGCCTTTCAAGGTGTGTCACGGATAAGGATCGGGTAACCTTGCGCGCATCGGCGAATCGACAGGCACAAACGCGGACGCCGATATGTAATATGGGGGCGGCAAACGGATGCGCAATGCGTGGCCTGCGAACCTGATCGACACGAAGATCACGCAAACGCGTTGTACCTTATTTCCGCTGCAATCAGGCCATGCTTGCAGCTTCAGATGCGCAAGGGGGCAGCACCATGACCACCAGTAGTGCAACTGCCAAGATTCCGGCAACTTTAATCATGGGCGACGGCATCGGGCCCGAGATTGTCGAGGCCACCGTCAACGTGCTAAAAGCATTGGGGGCGGGTTTCGACTGGGACTATCAGGAAGCCGGCATGGCCGCGGTGCGGCTTTACGGCGACCCCTTGCCCCGCAGTACGCTGGAGAGCATTCGCCGCAACCATCTCGCGCTCAAGGGGCCGCTGATAACCCCCGTCGGTGGCGGCTACCGTTCGATCAATGTCACCTTGCGCCGGGAATTCCAGCTATTCGCCAACATCCGCCCGGCGCGCTCGTATCTGCCGGAGGGCCTGTTCAAGGATGTCGACGTGATATTGATTCGGGAGAACACCGAAGGATTTTATGTCGGCGTCGAGCATTACATCCCGATCGCCGACGATCCGCGCGCCGTGGCCGAGGCGTCCGGCATCATCACGCGCTTTGCGTGCCGTCGCATCGCCGAATATGCCTGCGAGCTCGCGCTCAAGGCGGGACGCAAAAAAATTACCATCGTACACAAGGCGAATATCCTAAAAGCTTTGACCGGGCTTTTCCTGGAGACCTGCCAGGAAGTGTGTCGCCGTTATCAGGACCGGCTCACCATCGAGGAACGCATCGTGGACAACTGCGCGATGCAACTCGTGATCAACCCGGCTCAGTTCGACATCATTTTAACCACCAACATGTTCGGCGATATTCTGTCGGATGAGTGCGCGGGGCTGGTCGGAGGTCTGGGCATGGCGCCCGGCGCAAACATCGGTACCGAGGCGGCCTTGTTCGAGGCGGTGCATGGTTCGGCGCCGGACATCGCCGGCAAGGGCATCGCGAATCCCACGGCGCTAATGCTGGCCGCGGCACTGATGCTGGAGCACGTCCATCAGCACGACAACGCAGAACGACTGCGCAACGCCATAAAAGATGTGCTTGGGAAAGACCAGGTGCGCACCCCCGATCTGTGCGGTGAGGCGACCACCATACAATTCGCGGACGCCGTCATACGCCGTCTGGATTAACGTCTGCGCGCATGCGCTTTGTCAGCCACTGTCGCTGAGCTTCGACTGCGACACCAACCGCGGAATAATGACCGTGGTGCCGGGCTGCAGGTTGGCGAAATCCAGGTCAGGGTTGTACTGACGCAGCAGCCACAGCGGCAGCGTCGGTTCGGCCTGCGCCAGCGACCATAGACTGTCGCCGGACCGCACCTGCCGTTCGGTCATGCCATCGATATGAAACCGCGCGAAGAACGCGTCCTGTAACGCGCGGTGATAGGCAACGCGACGGGTCGTGAAGTCCGCGGTCGTGACCTCGCTGAAATCCAGCTT contains:
- the rimP gene encoding ribosome maturation factor RimP, whose amino-acid sequence is MEQTKLMQLIEPVIKGLGFELWGCEYVPRRRQSLLRVYIDRRDGITLDDCGRVSHQLSGVLDVEDPIGGAYILEVSSPGLDRQLFKAEHFRRYCGHRVRIRLKWLIEGRRKFDARLRDVEGKQVRVVELEKAYVIPLAAIEQARLVPDMTQT
- a CDS encoding NAD-dependent isocitrate dehydrogenase, with the translated sequence MTTSSATAKIPATLIMGDGIGPEIVEATVNVLKALGAGFDWDYQEAGMAAVRLYGDPLPRSTLESIRRNHLALKGPLITPVGGGYRSINVTLRREFQLFANIRPARSYLPEGLFKDVDVILIRENTEGFYVGVEHYIPIADDPRAVAEASGIITRFACRRIAEYACELALKAGRKKITIVHKANILKALTGLFLETCQEVCRRYQDRLTIEERIVDNCAMQLVINPAQFDIILTTNMFGDILSDECAGLVGGLGMAPGANIGTEAALFEAVHGSAPDIAGKGIANPTALMLAAALMLEHVHQHDNAERLRNAIKDVLGKDQVRTPDLCGEATTIQFADAVIRRLD